The genomic segment CGCCGCTGGCATCGAATTCCAGGCCAAGCGCCTTGGTGAAGCTGGCGTTCCAGTCGCCGACCATGCGCACCTTGCCTTCGGCATGCAGGGAATCGCCCCAGGCGGCCATGACGAACGGGTCGTTGACCGAAATGCAGATGATCTCGTCCACGCCCTTGGCCTTCAGCGCGTCGGCATTGTCGCGATAGCTCGGCACGTGCTTGGCGGTGCAGGTCGGCGTGTATGCGCCGGGCACCGAGAACAGGGCGATCGTCTTGCCGCCGAAAAGCTCGTCGCTCGAGACGTCCATCAGGCCGTCCGGCCCCTTCACCTTGAAGGTCGCCGCCGGCACCTTGTCACCAACCTGGATCGTCATGGATTCTCCCTCGCGCTGTGATTGTTCATGGGACACGCCGATCGGCACCGCGTTGCGCGCGGCCGATGCGGTGGAGGTAATATAGCCGCGGCCAAAAGGAAAGCGCCGGTGCGCGTCATTCGTGGCGCAGCGCCTCGATCGGGTCCATGCGCGCGGCCCGGCGCGCCGGCAGGTAGCCGAAGGCGATGCCGACCAGGGCGGCGAACAGCAGCGCGACGATGACGATGGTCGGTTCGAAGACGAAGGGAATGCCGAGCGGCCTTGCGCCGAGGTAGGACCCGCCGAGCCCGAGCGCGGCACCGGCCAGCCCGCCGATCGACGACAGCGCGGCGGACTCGATCAGGAATTGCGCCAGCACCTCGCGCTCCAGCGCGCCGATCGCCAGCCGGGTGCCGATCTCGCGGGTCCGCTCGGTCACCGACACCAGCATGATGTTCATGATGCCGATGCCGCCGACCAGCAGGCTGATCGCCGCGATCGCACCGAGCAGCGCTGTCAGCACACCGGTGACCTGCTCCACGGTCTTGCTGATCTCCTCGATGTCCTGCACCTGGAAGTCGTTGGCCTCGTTGGCAAGCAGGTGGCGGCGTTCGCGCAGCAGCGCCGTGGCGCGCTCGACCACGGCGCCGGTCGCCTCCGCCGTGGCCGCCGAGATCAGGATCACGTTGATGTCCTGGTTGCCGGAGATGCGCCGCTGGAAGGTGGTCAGCGGCATCAGGATCAGGTCATCCTGGTCCTGGCCGAAGGTGGACTGGCCCTTCGCGCTCAGTACGCCGACGACCTGGCACGACATCCGCCCGATGCGCACCTGGGCGCCGAGCGGATCCTGGCGGCCGAACAGCTCGCGCCTGATGGTCCGGCCGATCACGCACAGCGACTTGCCGGCGCGCACCTCGGTCGCATCGAACGGACGGCCGATCTCGGTCGGCCAGATGCGCACGTCGAAATAGCCGGTGTCGGTGCCGATCACCGTCGTGGTCCAGTTGCGGTTGGCGACCACGGCCAATTCGCTGCTCATCGACACGGCGGCGATCCCGGCGATGCCGGGAACCTCCCGCGCCATCGCCCGTGCGTCCTCCTCGCGGAACGGAATTGCGGCCGCGGGCTGCCCCGGCGCGCGGGCGGCGCCCGGCGTGACGACGACCAGATTGCGGCCCAGGTTGGCGATGTCGGCGGTGACGCTGGCGGTGGCGCCGCCGCCGAGCGTCACCAGCGCCACCACCGAGGCGACGCCGATCACGATGCCCAGCATGGTCAGTGTCGAGCGCAGCACGTTGCGCCGGATCTCGCGCAGGGCCAGCATGATCGCGTTGAACAGCATCAGGTGGCGCCCGTGGCTTCGTCGCTGGCGATCAGCCCGTCGAGGAACCGGATCTGGCGGCCTGCATAGGCGGCCATGTCGGCCTCGTGGGTGACCATGACGATGGTGATGCCCTGGTCGCGGTTGAACGCCTGCAGGAGTTCCATGATCTCGCGGCTGCGCGCGCTGTCCAGGTTGCCGGTCGGCTCGTCGGCCAGCAGCAGGTCGGGCTCGGTGGCGATGGCGCGGGCGATGGCGACGCGCTGCTGCTGGCCGCCGGAAAGCTCCGACGCGGTCGCATTGCCGCGGTCGGCGAGGCCGACCGCCTCCAGCGCGCGATAGGCGAGGACGCGGCGCTCGCGCCGGCCCATGCCGCGGTAGAGCAGGGGCAGCTCCACATTCTCCAGGGCCGAGGTGCGCTTGAGCAGATTGAAGCCCTGGAACACGAAGCCGAGGAAGAAGCGGCGCAGCAGGGCGCGCTGGTCGCGGCTGAGCTCGCCGACCGCGACGCCGCGGAACTGGTAGTCGCCCGCAGTCGGGGTGTCGAGGCAGCCGAGCAGGTTCAGGCAGGTCGACTTGCCCGACCCGCTGGGTCCCATGACCGCGACGAACTCGCCGCGCTCGATGGTCAGGTCGACCCCGGCCAGCGCGT from the Alphaproteobacteria bacterium genome contains:
- a CDS encoding peroxiredoxin yields the protein MTIQVGDKVPAATFKVKGPDGLMDVSSDELFGGKTIALFSVPGAYTPTCTAKHVPSYRDNADALKAKGVDEIICISVNDPFVMAAWGDSLHAEGKVRMVGDWNASFTKALGLEFDASGAGLGARGKRFSMLVKDGKVASLHVEEAPGEMAVSDAGTMLNDL
- a CDS encoding ABC transporter permease, producing MLFNAIMLALREIRRNVLRSTLTMLGIVIGVASVVALVTLGGGATASVTADIANLGRNLVVVTPGAARAPGQPAAAIPFREEDARAMAREVPGIAGIAAVSMSSELAVVANRNWTTTVIGTDTGYFDVRIWPTEIGRPFDATEVRAGKSLCVIGRTIRRELFGRQDPLGAQVRIGRMSCQVVGVLSAKGQSTFGQDQDDLILMPLTTFQRRISGNQDINVILISAATAEATGAVVERATALLRERRHLLANEANDFQVQDIEEISKTVEQVTGVLTALLGAIAAISLLVGGIGIMNIMLVSVTERTREIGTRLAIGALEREVLAQFLIESAALSSIGGLAGAALGLGGSYLGARPLGIPFVFEPTIVIVALLFAALVGIAFGYLPARRAARMDPIEALRHE
- a CDS encoding ABC transporter ATP-binding protein — encoded protein: MADARQPLVRLSGVTKVYGAGHTAINALAGVDLTIERGEFVAVMGPSGSGKSTCLNLLGCLDTPTAGDYQFRGVAVGELSRDQRALLRRFFLGFVFQGFNLLKRTSALENVELPLLYRGMGRRERRVLAYRALEAVGLADRGNATASELSGGQQQRVAIARAIATEPDLLLADEPTGNLDSARSREIMELLQAFNRDQGITIVMVTHEADMAAYAGRQIRFLDGLIASDEATGAT